One bacterium genomic window, GCGCCGTTCTGACGTCCTGGCTGGCCAGACCTTTATGCCAGATCAGGTATAATGATACACCCATTAATAAAAACAATATCGTCCAGACCGGACCGAAAATAATATTGGGCGGCCGGAATGACGGTTTGTTCAGCGTTTCATACCAGGTCCGTATCGATGGCATGGTAAATAGCGCACCGATAATACCTGCCCCCTGGCAGATGAATATGCTGGCGATCAGCTTGATGATCTCTTTAGTATTCATGTTTGCTCCTGCCGGTCATGGTGCCCGCACGAGGACCTTTTTTCCAGCCGCTTTTTGACCGGCATGCTCGATAATTCCCGGATCGCATCGGATGCGATCCAGCGCGCCGGCCTGGAATCGATAGCGATGATCTCCTTTGCCAGTTTCAGCGCCGCCCGGTTCAGGTCGCCGTTCCTTTTCCCGATGTTGCGTAATGCCCAGTTAACGGCTTTTTTCACATAGTTGCGCTCATCCGTCGCCGCTTTTTTTATTAACGAAAAAAAGGCCATGAAAACACCGTCGCCGGCAGTACGATCGTGCCATGCCAGGCATGCGATCAGAGCAAATGCCGCACGTTTAACGTACTCTTCTTTACGCCGTGACCACTGTTTTATTTTTTCCCGGACGAGGGGTGTTTTTTCGAATAGATTCATGCATACCTGATCACACACATCCCAGGAATCAAAATCCTTGACCCAATCTTCCATCTGCTTGCCCGTAAGTTTGTTCGGTTCATCGATCATACCCGCGAGGATCCGGGCGTCTGAGATCCCCGTGTCCCATAATTTCAGGGCAAGATCGTGATTTTTCCCGATCTCTTTGGCTAATGCCCTCAAGTCCGGGATCGGCACGCCCAAACGCTTTTTTATCGATATCCCGAACCTTGCCATGCCGTCAAGCTGGCCAGGCCGGGCTTTATCCTTCAATCGTCGCATCGTATCAGTAACCGTCATCATGTAAACTCCAAGGCTTTTATTATGCTGAAATCTTGCGTTTAGTCAACGGCTTATATGCCGCGGCGGGCGGCGATCTTCCTCTTGCTTGCAGACCGTGAATGACTATAATCACTGGCAATGTTCAGAATGGATGCCTTGATCGTATGCCTTATCATCCTGCTATCGGTTCCAGCCGGCTGCGGCTCCCAGTCTGACACGGCCTCGCTGCGCCCTATTACCCGCCCTGATTCGGTCTATGTTGCGCTTGTCCGCCAGGTATTGAGCGCGCCGCAGGAATGTGACTACGCGGAACTGCGCATGGCCTACGCGAAGACATCGTTCTATGATCCTTACAATCCGAAAGATACGATCAGCATGATAATGAGACGGGCGGTCATCCAGAAAAAATACTCGGACGCACTGGAGAACGCCCGCAAAATATTAACGACCAATTTTCTTGACGCCCGAGCGCACTTGATCTGTAGCATCTCGTACCGCGCACTCGGCGATACCGTGAAAAGCGCTTTTCACGATGCAGTCGCTCGCGGTCTGATCAGATCGATCTATAACTCCGGCGACGGTAAAAGCTTCCAGACGGCATTCGTGGTCATTGCCGTCCCAGAAGAGTATACTCTTCTGGAAGTTTTGGGCCTGCGGTCCGGTGAACAGATCCTCATCGAACATGAAGGATCGTCCTATGACCGGCTTAAAGCGGTCGACATCAATACCAGCGACACACTGACCGTCTACTTCAATGTCGATATACCCATACGCTGGGCGGATAACAGGTACCGCTAGGAAATAACGATCATTTAACGAAACAGTCCCTATGGCCATGACGGCCATAGGGACTGTGTTATATTCCTTCGGATATTACCTGACCAATACAAACGTCCTTGTTTGCACGGCAGAACCAACCGTGATCTTCAAACAATAACTGCCGCTGCTTACCTCAGCGCCGTGATCGTCCCGGCCATTCCATTTTATCGTATGTCCACCAGCCGAGAGGTTGTCATCAGCCAGGTCCCTGACGATCTGACCAGCCACGTTGTAGATCGATACGTTTACGTGCGCGGGTGCTGCCAGGGTGAACCGGCA contains:
- a CDS encoding TspO/MBR family protein, with the protein product MNTKEIIKLIASIFICQGAGIIGALFTMPSIRTWYETLNKPSFRPPNIIFGPVWTILFLLMGVSLYLIWHKGLASQDVRTALLVFLAHLILNIGWSVLFFGLRSPGFAFFEIVILWLAILLTMYFFYRISLISSLLLLPYALWVSFAAVLNFTIWQLNR
- a CDS encoding DNA alkylation repair protein, translated to MMTVTDTMRRLKDKARPGQLDGMARFGISIKKRLGVPIPDLRALAKEIGKNHDLALKLWDTGISDARILAGMIDEPNKLTGKQMEDWVKDFDSWDVCDQVCMNLFEKTPLVREKIKQWSRRKEEYVKRAAFALIACLAWHDRTAGDGVFMAFFSLIKKAATDERNYVKKAVNWALRNIGKRNGDLNRAALKLAKEIIAIDSRPARWIASDAIRELSSMPVKKRLEKRSSCGHHDRQEQT
- a CDS encoding DUF4919 domain-containing protein; this encodes MDALIVCLIILLSVPAGCGSQSDTASLRPITRPDSVYVALVRQVLSAPQECDYAELRMAYAKTSFYDPYNPKDTISMIMRRAVIQKKYSDALENARKILTTNFLDARAHLICSISYRALGDTVKSAFHDAVARGLIRSIYNSGDGKSFQTAFVVIAVPEEYTLLEVLGLRSGEQILIEHEGSSYDRLKAVDINTSDTLTVYFNVDIPIRWADNRYR